The Erythrobacter aurantius genome includes a window with the following:
- a CDS encoding esterase/lipase family protein — protein MASMAPPRGSLVLNEGEAAREIPKHIPTPPNRFWTYTEGRAMFEFASFYAVRGMLSTLPKGDGHSVLTLPGFMATNNSTRPMRGLLSELGYDAHGWDSGRNVRVNEELIDKLETQLDRLYTQSGRPVSLVGWSLGGVLARELAKLQPEKVRLVISLGSPISDDRNHTSAARLFKFFNGDEPENIRDGQFRGLDIAPPVPTTSVLTKTDGIVHWRGSVQDPKKTNGHPSENIVVYASHCGLGVNPSVMIALADRLAQPEGEWSPFEPQARHKLLFPKLVF, from the coding sequence ATGGCAAGCATGGCACCACCACGGGGCAGCCTTGTCCTGAACGAAGGCGAAGCGGCACGCGAGATCCCCAAGCACATCCCCACACCGCCAAACCGGTTCTGGACCTACACCGAAGGCCGGGCGATGTTCGAATTCGCCTCTTTCTACGCGGTGCGCGGGATGCTTTCGACCTTGCCCAAGGGCGATGGCCATTCGGTGCTGACGCTGCCCGGTTTCATGGCGACCAACAATTCCACCCGCCCGATGCGCGGCCTGCTGTCAGAACTGGGCTATGACGCGCATGGCTGGGATTCGGGCCGCAATGTGCGCGTGAACGAGGAACTGATCGACAAGCTGGAGACGCAGCTTGACCGGCTCTACACCCAAAGCGGCAGACCGGTTTCACTGGTTGGATGGAGCCTTGGCGGCGTGCTGGCGCGCGAACTGGCCAAGCTTCAGCCGGAAAAGGTGCGGCTGGTGATCAGCCTCGGCAGTCCGATCAGCGATGATCGCAACCACACCAGCGCGGCGCGGCTGTTCAAATTCTTCAACGGGGACGAACCGGAGAATATCCGCGACGGGCAATTCCGGGGGCTCGACATCGCGCCGCCGGTGCCGACGACTTCGGTGCTGACCAAGACCGACGGCATTGTCCACTGGCGCGGCAGCGTGCAGGACCCGAAGAAGACCAACGGCCACCCCAGCGAAAACATCGTGGTCTACGCCAGCCATTGTGGGCTTGGCGTGAACCCATCGGTGATGATCGCGCTGGCGGATCGGCTGGCCCAGCCCGAAGGTGAATGGTCACCGTTCGAGCCGCAGGCCCGCCACAAGCTGTTGTTCCCCAAGCTGGTATTTTGA
- a CDS encoding WS/DGAT/MGAT family O-acyltransferase, with amino-acid sequence MRQLQGMDSSFVALESPNSPMHIGSVLIYNPATAPEGFVRFKDILGFIESRMQLSRTMRQRLVRVPFDLDYPYWIEDPNFDLEYHVRHVALPKPGDWRQLCIQAARIHARPLDLDRPPWEFTVVEGLDNVRGYPKGCFAFVTKVHHAAIDGMSGIDLMEALHTITPSTAPPNQPDNWKPEKIPSAVELLGKSYVNTLLNPLKQAQVAAQAVPGIAKAIRGLVTRDFKLTTDLVPPRTRFNRSISPHRVVEGRTFPLADMKAIRALLPEAKVNDVALAVVGGALNKYLTAKGDLPKTTMTAMAPISVRSGEEKGDMGNQVAAMIAPLGSHLSDPKERLEYVYRQTSNSKAMTNALGARTMTEVSKVNPLLYMALGAQLFSRVSLAHRLAMPFNTVVTNVPGPPIHIYSSGARLESMALSLICLTDGLGLAHVVQSYVDEAYISFTACRDIMPDPEFYSQCLQDSFDDMLAAAKALEAGATKAPASKPAAKKPTARKPAAKKPAVKKPAAKAKPPAKRAPRPATKRTTSKGPKESA; translated from the coding sequence TTGCGCCAGTTGCAGGGCATGGATTCCTCGTTCGTTGCGCTGGAATCGCCCAATTCGCCGATGCACATCGGCAGTGTGCTGATCTACAATCCGGCGACCGCGCCGGAAGGGTTCGTGCGTTTCAAGGACATTCTCGGCTTCATCGAAAGCCGCATGCAATTGTCACGGACCATGCGTCAGCGGCTGGTGCGGGTGCCGTTCGATCTTGATTACCCGTACTGGATCGAAGACCCCAATTTCGATCTCGAATATCACGTGCGCCATGTCGCCCTGCCCAAGCCGGGGGACTGGCGGCAGCTCTGCATCCAGGCCGCGCGCATCCATGCCCGCCCGCTCGATCTGGACCGGCCGCCTTGGGAATTCACCGTGGTCGAAGGGCTGGACAACGTCCGCGGCTATCCCAAGGGCTGCTTTGCCTTCGTCACCAAAGTGCATCATGCCGCGATTGACGGGATGAGCGGGATCGACCTGATGGAGGCGCTGCACACCATCACCCCCAGCACCGCCCCTCCCAACCAGCCCGACAACTGGAAACCCGAAAAAATTCCGAGCGCGGTCGAACTGCTGGGCAAGAGCTACGTCAACACGCTGCTCAATCCGCTGAAACAGGCGCAGGTCGCGGCGCAGGCCGTGCCCGGCATTGCCAAGGCGATCCGCGGGCTGGTGACGCGCGATTTCAAGCTGACGACCGATCTCGTCCCGCCGCGCACCCGCTTCAACCGCTCGATTTCGCCGCACCGCGTGGTCGAAGGGCGCACTTTCCCGCTTGCCGACATGAAGGCGATCCGCGCGCTGCTTCCCGAAGCGAAAGTGAACGACGTGGCGCTGGCGGTGGTGGGCGGCGCGCTCAACAAATATCTGACCGCCAAGGGCGATCTGCCCAAGACAACAATGACGGCGATGGCGCCGATTTCGGTGCGTTCGGGCGAAGAGAAAGGCGACATGGGCAATCAGGTGGCGGCAATGATCGCCCCGCTCGGTTCGCACCTTTCCGACCCCAAGGAACGGCTGGAATACGTCTATCGCCAGACCAGCAATTCCAAGGCGATGACGAACGCGCTGGGCGCGCGCACCATGACGGAAGTGAGCAAGGTCAACCCGCTGCTTTACATGGCATTGGGTGCGCAATTGTTCAGCCGGGTCAGCCTTGCCCATCGGCTTGCCATGCCGTTCAACACGGTGGTGACGAACGTGCCCGGCCCGCCGATCCACATCTATTCTTCGGGCGCGCGGCTTGAAAGCATGGCGCTGTCGCTGATCTGCCTGACGGACGGGCTGGGCCTTGCCCATGTCGTGCAAAGCTATGTCGATGAAGCCTACATCAGCTTCACCGCCTGCCGCGACATCATGCCCGATCCGGAATTCTATTCGCAGTGCCTGCAGGACAGTTTTGACGACATGCTGGCGGCGGCGAAGGCGCTGGAAGCAGGTGCGACCAAGGCTCCCGCGAGCAAACCGGCAGCCAAGAAGCCCACGGCCCGAAAACCCGCCGCCAAGAAACCCGCCGTGAAAAAACCGGCGGCAAAGGCCAAACCCCCGGCCAAAAGGGCCCCGCGCCCGGCCACGAAGAGAACGACAAGCAAGGGCCCCAAGGAGAGCGCATAA
- a CDS encoding BaiN/RdsA family NAD(P)/FAD-dependent oxidoreductase, with translation MARRVKKFDVIILGAGAAGLMCAARAGQHGLKVAVLEKAEKPGKKILISGGGRCNFTNVDAGPANYLSVNPHFAKSALARYTPKDFIELVDRHGIAWHEKTLGQLFCDGSAKQIVEMLLDECPDSVEVICDADVSTVVKDGDDFAVMASGESYTAPALVIATGGPSIPKMGATGFAYDLARQFGLKVVEPRPALVPLTLGGEDVLFRELSGVSAPVRARAGKASFDEAALFTHKGLSGPAILQVSSYWRRGQEVAITFLPQADADWLLDLKRDRPRASVRSALREHLPDRLADALAERLGIERELGNVADKELRAAAAQLADWRFTPSGTEGFAKAEVTIGGISTDELSSRTMEAKKVPGLYAIGEAVDVTGWLGGYNFQWAWASGVACGEALAG, from the coding sequence ATGGCCCGTCGCGTGAAGAAATTTGATGTCATCATTCTTGGCGCGGGCGCGGCGGGCCTGATGTGTGCGGCGCGCGCAGGGCAGCACGGGCTGAAAGTCGCGGTGCTGGAAAAGGCCGAAAAGCCGGGGAAGAAAATCCTGATTTCGGGCGGCGGTCGCTGCAATTTCACCAATGTCGATGCCGGGCCTGCGAATTACCTGTCGGTCAACCCGCATTTCGCCAAGAGTGCGCTCGCCCGCTACACCCCGAAGGACTTCATCGAACTGGTCGACCGGCACGGCATCGCCTGGCACGAAAAGACGCTGGGCCAATTGTTCTGCGACGGCTCGGCGAAACAGATCGTTGAGATGCTGCTCGACGAATGCCCGGACAGTGTCGAGGTTATCTGCGACGCCGATGTCAGCACGGTGGTGAAGGACGGGGATGATTTCGCCGTCATGGCAAGCGGGGAAAGCTACACCGCCCCCGCATTGGTCATCGCCACCGGCGGCCCGTCGATCCCGAAAATGGGCGCAACCGGCTTTGCCTATGATCTTGCCCGGCAATTCGGGCTGAAAGTGGTGGAGCCGCGCCCTGCGCTTGTCCCGCTGACCCTTGGCGGAGAGGACGTGCTGTTCCGCGAGCTTTCTGGCGTTTCGGCCCCGGTGCGCGCACGCGCGGGCAAGGCGAGTTTCGACGAGGCGGCGCTGTTCACGCACAAGGGGCTGTCCGGCCCGGCGATCCTGCAGGTTTCCTCTTACTGGCGCCGCGGTCAGGAAGTCGCGATCACATTCCTGCCACAGGCCGATGCCGACTGGCTGCTCGACCTGAAACGCGATCGCCCGCGCGCGAGTGTTCGCAGCGCGCTGCGTGAACATCTGCCCGATCGGCTGGCCGATGCGCTGGCTGAAAGGCTGGGGATTGAGCGCGAACTGGGCAATGTCGCTGACAAGGAATTGCGCGCCGCCGCAGCGCAGCTTGCCGACTGGCGCTTTACCCCCAGCGGAACCGAAGGCTTTGCCAAGGCCGAAGTAACCATCGGCGGCATTTCCACCGACGAGCTTTCCAGCCGCACGATGGAGGCCAAGAAGGTTCCGGGCCTTTATGCCATCGGCGAGGCGGTGGACGTGACGGGATGGCTGGGCGGCTACAATTTCCAATGGGCATGGGCCAGCGGTGTCGCCTGCGGAGAAGCACTCGCCGGATAA
- the uvrC gene encoding excinuclease ABC subunit UvrC gives MSRTEAGAPHDPRGAGRFNEERAAYTVASAQPNLEAGVEAIREVVRTLKPVPGVYRMLDARGDVLYVGKARSLKARVATYTQIAGLTNRLQRMVSQCRAMEIVTTNSEAEALLLEAQFIKRFRPPFNVLLRDDKSFPFILLRADHAFPRIHKHRGARRAKGNYYGPFASAGSVNTTLNALQKLFLLRSCTDSFFNNRDRPCLLYQIKRCSAPCVGRISETDYDALVSQAKDFLAGKSGAVQADLEKQMAAAAEALDFETAAILRDRLRAATFIQGSQAINAAGLGDADVFALAAKGGHIGVQAFFIRGGQNWGHRAFFPSHTKDVDEEQVLADVMLQFYEEVPPPPTVLVDRELPERELIEAALGELAGRKVQVSIPQRGDRRKLLAQASRNAVEALERRLAETGTKAKIHRELAEFLELGEVPQRIEVYDNSHIQGAKAVGAMVVASPEGFEKSQYRKFNIKTAQTNDDFAMMREVMERRFSRAMAEDPDREKAGVWPDLVLVDGGKGQLSSVMEVLGELGIEDLPVIGIAKGPHHGREGREVFHFPDGREKTLPTNSPVLFYAQNLRDEVHRYVIGAHRAKRSKAITASPLDEIHGIGPARKRALLLHFGTASKVRAAALEDLKRAPGVSAKVAQQVYDFYHAGG, from the coding sequence ATGTCGCGGACCGAAGCAGGCGCACCCCACGATCCCAGAGGAGCCGGGCGTTTCAACGAGGAACGCGCGGCCTATACGGTTGCCTCGGCCCAGCCCAATCTCGAAGCGGGGGTTGAGGCGATCCGCGAGGTGGTACGGACGCTAAAACCTGTTCCCGGTGTTTACCGCATGCTCGATGCGCGGGGCGATGTGCTGTATGTCGGCAAAGCCCGCAGTCTTAAGGCGCGGGTGGCCACTTACACCCAGATCGCGGGGCTGACGAACCGGCTGCAACGCATGGTGTCGCAATGCCGCGCGATGGAAATCGTCACCACCAATTCCGAGGCCGAGGCGCTGCTGCTCGAAGCGCAATTCATCAAGCGGTTTCGCCCGCCGTTCAACGTGCTGCTGCGCGATGACAAGAGCTTTCCCTTCATCTTGCTGCGCGCCGACCACGCCTTTCCCCGCATCCACAAACATCGCGGGGCGCGCCGGGCAAAGGGCAATTACTACGGCCCCTTTGCCAGCGCGGGCAGCGTCAACACCACGTTGAACGCGCTGCAAAAGCTGTTTCTGCTGCGAAGCTGCACCGACAGTTTTTTCAACAATCGCGACCGGCCCTGCCTGCTGTACCAGATCAAACGGTGTTCCGCTCCCTGCGTCGGGCGGATAAGCGAGACGGATTACGATGCGCTGGTGAGCCAAGCGAAGGATTTCCTCGCGGGGAAATCGGGCGCGGTTCAGGCCGATCTTGAAAAGCAGATGGCCGCCGCTGCCGAGGCGCTGGATTTCGAAACCGCCGCGATCCTGCGCGACCGGCTGCGCGCGGCGACATTCATCCAGGGCAGTCAGGCGATCAATGCGGCGGGGCTGGGCGATGCCGATGTCTTCGCACTGGCGGCCAAGGGCGGGCACATCGGGGTGCAGGCCTTCTTCATTCGCGGCGGGCAGAACTGGGGACACCGCGCCTTCTTCCCCAGCCACACCAAGGATGTGGACGAGGAACAGGTGCTCGCCGATGTGATGCTGCAATTCTACGAGGAAGTGCCGCCGCCACCCACCGTGCTGGTGGACCGCGAATTGCCCGAGCGCGAATTGATCGAGGCGGCGCTGGGTGAACTGGCCGGGCGGAAGGTGCAGGTATCGATCCCGCAGCGCGGCGACCGGCGGAAGCTGCTGGCGCAGGCCAGCCGCAATGCGGTGGAGGCGCTCGAGAGGCGGCTGGCGGAAACGGGGACCAAGGCGAAAATCCACCGCGAGCTGGCCGAATTCCTTGAACTGGGCGAAGTCCCGCAGCGGATCGAGGTTTACGACAACAGCCATATCCAGGGCGCAAAGGCGGTGGGTGCGATGGTGGTCGCCAGCCCCGAAGGTTTCGAGAAATCGCAATATCGCAAGTTCAACATCAAGACCGCGCAGACCAATGACGATTTCGCCATGATGCGCGAAGTGATGGAGCGGCGTTTCTCGCGCGCAATGGCGGAAGACCCCGACCGCGAAAAGGCGGGCGTATGGCCCGATCTGGTGCTGGTTGACGGGGGCAAGGGGCAGCTTTCCAGCGTGATGGAGGTGCTGGGCGAGCTCGGCATTGAGGATCTGCCCGTCATTGGCATCGCCAAGGGGCCGCATCACGGGCGCGAAGGACGCGAAGTGTTCCACTTCCCCGACGGGCGCGAAAAGACGCTGCCGACCAATTCCCCCGTGCTGTTCTACGCCCAGAACCTGCGCGACGAAGTGCACCGGTATGTCATTGGCGCGCACCGGGCGAAACGGTCAAAGGCGATCACCGCCAGCCCGCTCGATGAAATCCACGGTATCGGCCCGGCGCGAAAGCGCGCCCTGCTGCTGCATTTCGGCACCGCGAGCAAGGTGCGTGCCGCCGCGCTCGAAGACCTGAAACGCGCCCCAGGTGTCAGCGCCAAGGTCGCGCAGCAGGTTTACGATTTCTACCACGCTGGCGGCTAA
- a CDS encoding DUF6445 family protein — protein sequence MINLPEARVTVQAIGHEREPVVIIDNFTGQPERLRAMGEGAHYYPAGVDYPGRRAPADPSYLDLRRDLMMQVMARVFGLTRGVQCEVAAFSIVSLAPGQLSPRQRIPHHDHSDAGRVAIMHYLDGPESGGTAFYRHRRTGFEAITPDREAAYAAALEEDEREFGPPPAGYPTQSERFEQIGAVEARVDRLALYRGRQLHSGIIPDPQALSEDPAKGRLTVNMFLFGS from the coding sequence GTGATCAACCTTCCCGAAGCGCGGGTGACGGTGCAGGCCATCGGCCACGAGCGTGAACCGGTTGTCATCATCGACAACTTCACCGGCCAGCCCGAACGTCTGCGGGCAATGGGAGAGGGGGCGCATTATTATCCTGCCGGGGTCGATTATCCGGGTCGCCGCGCGCCGGCCGATCCGTCCTATCTCGATTTGCGCCGCGACCTGATGATGCAGGTGATGGCGCGGGTTTTCGGCCTCACGCGCGGGGTGCAGTGCGAAGTGGCTGCGTTCTCCATCGTCTCGCTCGCGCCGGGCCAGCTTTCGCCGCGCCAGCGGATACCGCATCACGACCACTCCGATGCGGGTCGGGTGGCGATCATGCATTATCTCGACGGGCCGGAAAGCGGCGGCACTGCCTTTTACCGTCATCGCCGCACCGGGTTTGAAGCGATCACGCCCGACCGCGAAGCCGCCTATGCCGCCGCGCTGGAGGAAGACGAGCGCGAATTCGGCCCTCCACCGGCCGGCTATCCGACGCAAAGCGAAAGGTTCGAACAGATCGGCGCGGTCGAAGCGCGGGTTGACCGGCTGGCGCTGTATCGCGGGCGGCAACTGCATTCCGGAATCATCCCCGATCCGCAGGCGCTGAGCGAGGACCCGGCCAAAGGGCGGCTCACGGTCAACATGTTCC